One genomic window of Caldisericia bacterium includes the following:
- the proB gene encoding glutamate 5-kinase, whose translation MKVVVKIGTASLTNEETGFPKPEILGEISEAFSYMIKKDIKPVLVTSGAIGLGLKPLGFKKRPKTITLKQAAAAVGQGLLMHIYSQFFSLLDIKIAQILLTREDIINRERYINAQRTFETLLQKGIVPIVNENDVVAVEEIKFGDNDTLSAIVSTIIDADMLIILTTTDGVYTKDPTTHKDAKRIKVVKEFTDEIFSYAAKTKTSLGVGGMETKIKAAKIATSVGVKVIIGSGKNPYKTIVGAIEGEDVGTLFLPKKKHLDSRKRWILYGLTPKGEIIIDEGAKEAIKDRGKSLLAAGIVDVKGNFMAGETVKVIDRKGNFIGQGIVKYSSEVLKNIKGKKTKEIERILGFLPFEEVIHRDDLSII comes from the coding sequence ATGAAGGTTGTTGTAAAGATAGGCACAGCATCTCTCACCAATGAAGAAACTGGTTTCCCAAAACCTGAAATTTTAGGTGAAATCTCAGAGGCATTTTCATACATGATAAAGAAAGACATAAAGCCTGTTCTTGTAACCTCTGGAGCTATAGGCCTTGGATTAAAACCTTTGGGATTTAAAAAGAGACCTAAAACCATTACTCTTAAACAAGCTGCAGCAGCTGTAGGTCAGGGACTTTTAATGCACATATACTCACAATTCTTCTCCCTTCTTGACATAAAAATCGCCCAGATTCTCTTAACAAGGGAAGATATAATAAACAGGGAAAGATACATAAATGCCCAAAGAACTTTTGAAACTTTACTTCAAAAAGGTATTGTTCCCATAGTAAATGAAAATGATGTCGTAGCAGTAGAGGAAATTAAATTTGGTGATAATGATACGCTCTCTGCCATAGTATCAACAATAATTGACGCAGATATGCTAATAATACTGACGACCACTGATGGAGTTTACACTAAGGACCCCACAACACATAAAGATGCAAAGAGAATAAAGGTGGTAAAGGAATTTACTGATGAAATCTTCTCCTATGCAGCGAAAACAAAAACATCTCTTGGAGTAGGAGGAATGGAGACAAAGATAAAAGCAGCAAAGATAGCTACAAGCGTAGGAGTAAAGGTTATAATAGGAAGCGGAAAAAATCCTTATAAGACCATTGTTGGTGCCATAGAAGGAGAAGATGTGGGAACCCTATTCTTACCAAAAAAGAAACATCTTGATTCAAGGAAAAGATGGATACTCTACGGTTTAACTCCAAAGGGTGAGATAATCATTGATGAAGGAGCAAAAGAAGCCATAAAAGATAGAGGCAAGAGTTTACTTGCTGCAGGAATTGTTGATGTAAAGGGAAATTTTATGGCAGGAGAAACTGTGAAAGTGATAGATAGAAAGGGAAATTTCATTGGACAGGGAATTGTTAAATACTCTTCAGAAGTATTAAAAAACATAAAAGGAAAGAAAACAAAGGAGATAGAAAGAATCCTTGGCTTTCTACCCTTTGAAGAGGTTATACATAGGGATGATCTTTCAATAATATAA
- a CDS encoding aminopeptidase, whose amino-acid sequence MEGLNYKEKNVWEVYNEKEIEEISKDYVLFMSRVKTEREFVKEAEKLLKQKGFSNIDEKGVQSDKLYRKFKEKSIIIFLKGKRRIEEGFNLITAHLDSPRIDLKQKPLYEEGKLAFFETHYYGGIKKYQWATIPLVLRGVIVKEDGSILEINTENDGYFFTIPDLLPHLGRKQMEKKAKEVIPGENLNLLVGSKPLKDEKEEKIKKNILSILNELYGIKEEDFISSELSLVPAGEAREVGFDKSFILSYGHDDRICSYAALRGILDIDKPEKWAIVYLVDKEEIGSEGNTSAQSMFFEETLLKFVKDYSKLLSIYLKSSVLSGDVNAAFDPNYKEVFEPKNTAFINQGVVITKFTGSGGKYHSNDATAEYVGKVRKLFNEEKVVWQTGELGKVDEGGGGTVALFFARKGMDVIDCGPAVLSMHAPFEVASKGDLYATFHGYRVFLEKF is encoded by the coding sequence ATGGAAGGATTAAACTACAAAGAGAAGAATGTGTGGGAGGTCTACAACGAGAAAGAGATTGAGGAAATCTCTAAAGATTACGTCTTATTTATGTCCAGGGTAAAAACTGAAAGAGAGTTTGTTAAAGAGGCAGAAAAATTACTTAAACAAAAAGGTTTTTCCAATATCGATGAGAAAGGTGTTCAATCAGATAAACTCTACAGGAAATTTAAAGAGAAATCCATTATTATTTTTCTCAAGGGAAAAAGAAGAATAGAAGAGGGTTTCAATCTTATCACAGCACACCTTGACTCACCAAGAATAGACTTAAAGCAAAAACCTCTTTATGAGGAAGGGAAACTTGCCTTCTTTGAAACACACTATTATGGAGGTATAAAGAAGTATCAATGGGCAACTATACCCTTAGTGTTGAGAGGGGTTATTGTAAAGGAAGATGGAAGTATTTTAGAGATTAATACAGAGAATGACGGATATTTCTTTACAATACCTGATCTCCTTCCTCATCTTGGAAGAAAACAGATGGAGAAAAAGGCAAAAGAGGTTATACCTGGAGAGAATCTTAACTTACTCGTGGGTTCAAAACCATTAAAGGACGAAAAGGAAGAAAAGATTAAGAAAAACATCCTAAGCATACTAAATGAACTATATGGAATCAAGGAAGAGGATTTTATTTCAAGTGAACTCTCCTTGGTGCCTGCTGGAGAGGCAAGGGAGGTTGGATTTGACAAGAGTTTCATCCTCTCCTATGGACACGATGACAGGATCTGCTCATACGCTGCTCTTAGAGGAATACTTGACATTGATAAACCGGAGAAATGGGCTATTGTTTATCTTGTAGACAAAGAGGAGATAGGCTCAGAAGGAAATACATCTGCTCAATCCATGTTTTTTGAGGAAACTTTACTTAAATTTGTAAAAGATTACTCTAAACTTTTATCAATATACTTAAAATCCAGTGTTTTATCAGGTGATGTTAACGCAGCATTTGACCCAAACTATAAAGAGGTCTTTGAACCAAAAAATACGGCATTTATAAATCAAGGAGTGGTAATTACAAAATTTACAGGAAGTGGTGGAAAGTATCACTCCAATGATGCAACCGCCGAATATGTTGGAAAGGTAAGAAAACTCTTTAACGAGGAAAAGGTTGTATGGCAAACAGGAGAGTTGGGTAAAGTGGATGAAGGTGGTGGAGGAACAGTAGCTTTGTTCTTCGCAAGAAAAGGAATGGATGTTATAGATTGTGGTCCAGCAGTTCTCTCCATGCATGCTCCTTTTGAGGTTGCATCAAAAGGTGATTTGTACGCAACATTCCATGGATATAGGGTGTTTCTGGAGAAGTTCTAA
- the ychF gene encoding redox-regulated ATPase YchF yields MEIGIIGLPNAGKSTLFKALTGNEVNIEAFPFSTVNPNIGVVAVPDERLKVIADIIKPDKVIPAFIKFYDIAGLVKGASKGEGLGNRFLSEIRATSGIVEVVRCFKDESIAHVEGEVDPVRDIEIVHLEIVMSDLEIVERNLEKISHAYKSGKKELKHEYEALSFARETLNKGKWLREEELREEWIDVYKNYNLLTIKPLIIVGNIGEDELIGEETEEMKRLKEFTKLKGYPLIFISCKLEAEIVNMDEKEKKEFLSDIGIKETGLEKLIKESYKLLDLITFFTYANNILQAWAIKRGTLAPQAAGKIHSDMEKGFIKAEVINFEDIKRVNSLHQAREKGLIKIEGREYVVQDGDIIYFKFNV; encoded by the coding sequence ATGGAGATAGGAATAATAGGTCTTCCAAATGCTGGAAAATCCACTCTTTTTAAGGCACTTACTGGAAATGAGGTTAATATAGAGGCATTTCCCTTCTCTACAGTAAACCCCAATATAGGGGTTGTAGCTGTGCCAGATGAAAGGTTAAAAGTTATAGCAGATATTATAAAACCTGATAAGGTCATTCCGGCATTTATTAAATTTTACGACATTGCAGGGCTTGTAAAGGGTGCATCAAAGGGAGAGGGACTTGGAAACAGGTTCCTCTCCGAAATAAGAGCAACATCTGGTATTGTTGAAGTTGTAAGATGTTTCAAAGACGAGAGTATAGCTCATGTGGAGGGAGAAGTTGACCCTGTAAGAGATATAGAAATAGTTCACCTTGAGATAGTTATGTCTGACCTTGAAATAGTGGAAAGAAACCTTGAGAAAATCTCTCATGCATACAAATCTGGGAAAAAGGAATTAAAACATGAGTATGAAGCTTTAAGTTTCGCCAGAGAGACATTGAATAAGGGGAAATGGTTAAGAGAAGAGGAACTCAGAGAGGAATGGATAGATGTTTACAAAAATTATAACCTCCTTACAATAAAACCATTAATAATAGTTGGAAATATTGGAGAAGATGAATTGATAGGTGAAGAAACAGAGGAGATGAAGAGGCTTAAGGAATTTACAAAACTAAAGGGTTATCCACTCATATTTATTTCCTGTAAACTTGAAGCAGAGATAGTAAACATGGATGAAAAAGAGAAAAAAGAGTTTCTCTCTGATATAGGTATTAAAGAAACTGGTTTAGAAAAATTAATAAAAGAATCCTATAAACTACTCGATTTAATAACCTTCTTTACATATGCAAACAATATCCTACAAGCCTGGGCTATAAAAAGAGGCACTTTGGCTCCCCAGGCAGCAGGTAAAATCCATTCAGATATGGAAAAAGGTTTTATAAAGGCAGAAGTTATAAATTTTGAGGATATAAAGAGAGTCAACTCTTTACATCAAGCAAGGGAAAAAGGTCTTATAAAGATAGAAGGTAGAGAATACGTGGTTCAGGACGGAGACATAATATACTTTAAATTTAACGTTTAG
- a CDS encoding transcriptional repressor yields MIEKTLTDLGYRMSKGRREIISFLKKNRGKHLSAEDIYRALKKKGVSLTTVYRTLKILERAGIVKKSTFSKRHMSYELSHEPHIHLICSDCGKIEEIKGIPPEKFMKLLGIKKSGEDFTPVSYIVEIYGICKNCRLKLKKTKR; encoded by the coding sequence ATGATAGAAAAGACCTTAACCGATCTTGGTTACAGAATGAGTAAAGGAAGAAGGGAAATAATTTCCTTTTTAAAGAAGAACAGGGGAAAACATCTCTCAGCAGAGGATATATATAGAGCTTTAAAGAAAAAAGGTGTGAGTCTTACAACAGTTTATAGAACATTAAAGATTCTTGAGAGAGCTGGAATAGTAAAGAAATCCACATTTTCCAAAAGACACATGAGCTACGAACTCTCCCATGAACCGCATATTCATCTTATATGTAGTGATTGTGGAAAGATTGAAGAGATAAAGGGAATTCCACCAGAGAAATTTATGAAACTTTTAGGTATAAAGAAATCTGGAGAAGATTTTACCCCTGTTTCCTACATAGTTGAAATCTACGGAATTTGTAAAAACTGTAGACTTAAGCTGAAGAAAACTAAACGTTAA
- a CDS encoding CinA family protein — protein sequence MLPYTLERTDKELLFKIKHFLISRERTLSTAESCTGGYLSSFLSLLPGSSDFFKGGIVTYQTEVKIDVLGVDKSIVEKFGVVSEEMSIEMAKRVKEKLNSYYGISVTGNLGPSVLENKRKGLVYSSVYSEEGILSKRFLLSGTRSRIRDLLILNILKLFFIYLEREET from the coding sequence TTGCTTCCCTATACTTTAGAAAGGACTGATAAAGAACTTTTATTTAAGATAAAGCATTTTCTTATCTCAAGGGAGAGAACCCTTTCCACTGCTGAATCGTGTACAGGGGGTTATCTCTCCTCTTTCCTCTCCCTGCTTCCGGGCTCTTCGGATTTCTTTAAAGGAGGTATCGTTACCTATCAGACAGAGGTTAAGATAGATGTTCTTGGTGTGGATAAAAGCATAGTTGAAAAGTTTGGTGTTGTAAGTGAGGAGATGTCCATTGAAATGGCTAAAAGGGTAAAAGAGAAACTAAACTCCTACTATGGTATATCAGTCACAGGGAATCTTGGTCCCTCAGTGCTTGAGAATAAGAGAAAAGGACTTGTCTACTCATCTGTATATTCGGAGGAGGGTATCCTATCCAAAAGGTTTTTACTTTCTGGAACAAGGAGCAGGATAAGGGATCTTTTAATATTAAACATTTTAAAACTTTTCTTTATATATTTGGAGAGGGAGGAAACATGA
- a CDS encoding pseudouridine-5'-phosphate glycosidase: MKNFLSFSSEFKSPFFPHVCLESTVITFGLPYPDNVKLAKDMESKVREGGSIPLTLGIKEGKIVIGFSEEDFEFFGKGKGIVKANMRDIPYLLAQKKSGALTVSGSISVMRLFNLMFFVTGGTGGVHRGMPNVLDISADLVAMSKYKVVVVSSGFKSILDIEKTWELLETLGIGVVGFKTKKLPGFYFRETDISLDAYVDSVEELVDFIKVWDKVSNTSLLVVNPIPEEDEIDRGYFEGLMKEILSDIDKEGIRGKDVTPYILSELHKRSEGRTLKSNISLLLNNAKLGGKLASLYFRKD, encoded by the coding sequence ATGAAGAACTTTTTATCCTTTTCTTCTGAATTTAAGAGTCCTTTCTTTCCACATGTTTGTCTGGAAAGTACTGTAATAACCTTTGGTCTTCCATATCCAGATAATGTGAAGCTTGCAAAGGATATGGAGTCCAAAGTAAGGGAAGGGGGTAGTATACCTCTTACACTTGGCATCAAGGAGGGTAAAATAGTTATTGGATTCTCTGAGGAGGACTTTGAATTCTTTGGAAAAGGTAAAGGAATCGTTAAAGCAAATATGAGGGATATACCCTATCTTCTGGCACAAAAGAAGAGTGGAGCGCTTACTGTTTCAGGTTCCATTTCTGTAATGAGGTTGTTTAATCTCATGTTTTTTGTTACAGGTGGAACAGGAGGGGTTCATAGAGGTATGCCCAATGTCTTAGATATTTCAGCAGATCTTGTTGCCATGAGTAAGTACAAGGTGGTTGTTGTATCATCCGGTTTTAAATCAATTCTTGATATAGAGAAGACATGGGAACTTCTTGAGACCCTTGGTATTGGTGTAGTTGGGTTTAAGACAAAGAAACTACCAGGATTTTACTTTAGAGAAACTGATATTTCCCTTGATGCATATGTGGATTCTGTTGAAGAGTTGGTGGATTTTATAAAGGTATGGGATAAGGTTTCAAACACCTCCCTTTTAGTGGTTAATCCTATACCAGAGGAAGATGAGATAGACAGAGGATATTTTGAAGGTCTTATGAAGGAGATTCTTTCTGACATTGATAAGGAGGGGATAAGAGGTAAGGATGTTACTCCCTACATACTCTCTGAGCTACACAAGAGAAGTGAGGGTAGAACTCTTAAGTCAAATATCTCACTGCTTCTTAACAATGCAAAACTTGGAGGAAAACTTGCTTCCCTATACTTTAGAAAGGACTGA